The Luteitalea sp. genome has a window encoding:
- a CDS encoding endonuclease III, with protein MPPNAAPIDRTLRTLKKAILSMELPAIEKISEEQEGDAFQVLIGTMLSAQTRDPVTHEASTRLFAVAPTPGVLARLPLTRIERLIYPVSFYRNKARHVKAASRQIIAEFGGRIPATMEELLTLPGVGRKTATLTLIVAHESADYICVDTHVHRIANRFGWVKTKTPKQTELALYDAVPKRWWADVNLFLVSWGQNICKPVYPLCRTCPLDRLCPKIGVRIRNQDS; from the coding sequence ATGCCACCGAACGCCGCACCCATCGACCGCACGTTGCGCACCCTCAAGAAGGCGATTCTCTCAATGGAGTTGCCGGCCATCGAGAAGATCTCCGAGGAGCAAGAGGGGGACGCATTCCAAGTGTTGATCGGCACGATGCTCTCGGCCCAAACGAGAGACCCGGTGACACACGAGGCATCGACGCGCCTGTTTGCGGTCGCGCCGACGCCTGGCGTCCTGGCTCGCCTCCCGCTGACACGCATCGAACGGCTCATCTATCCGGTGAGCTTCTATCGAAACAAGGCACGCCACGTGAAGGCCGCGAGCCGGCAGATCATCGCGGAGTTCGGAGGACGGATCCCGGCCACCATGGAGGAGCTCCTCACGCTGCCAGGCGTCGGCCGCAAGACCGCCACCCTCACGCTCATCGTTGCTCACGAGAGTGCTGATTATATCTGCGTCGATACGCATGTCCACCGTATCGCAAACCGCTTCGGGTGGGTGAAGACGAAAACACCAAAACAGACCGAGCTTGCGCTGTACGACGCTGTGCCAAAGCGCTGGTGGGCGGACGTGAATCTCTTCCTCGTCTCGTGGGGACAGAACATCTGCAAGCCGGTCTATCCGCTCTGCCGCACGTGCCCGCTCGACCGCCTCTGCCCCAAGATAGGCGTCAGGATTAGAAATCAGGATTCCTGA